One region of Glycine max cultivar Williams 82 chromosome 9, Glycine_max_v4.0, whole genome shotgun sequence genomic DNA includes:
- the TIL gene encoding Temperature-induced lipocalin-1-like: MANKEMEVVKGLDLQRYMGRWYEIASFPSRNQPKDGENTRATYTLRNDGTVQVLNETWSNGKRGYIQGTAYKVDPKSDEAKFKVKFYIPPFLPIIPINGDYWVLFTDDEYQYALIGQPSRNYLWILSRKPHLDDEIYNELVQRAKNVGYDVSKLRKTPQSDPPPEEEGPDDTKGIWWLKSIFGK; the protein is encoded by the exons ATGGCCAACAAAGAGATGGAAGTTGTGAAGGGTTTGGATTTGCAAAGGTACATGGGGCGTTGGTATGAGATAGCCTCTTTCCCTTCAAGGAATCAGCCCAAGGATGGTGAGAACACCAGAGCCACATACACTCTTAGGAATGATGGTACTGTGCAAGTGCTCAACGAGACTTGGAGTAATGGCAAGAGAGGGTACATACAAGGAACTGCTTATAAGGTTGACCCCAAAAGTGATGAGGCCAAGTTCAAGGTCAAGTTTTATATTCCTCCCTTCTTGCCCATTATACCTATAAATGGGGACTACTGGGTTTTGTTCACTGACGATGAATATCAGTATGCTTTGATTGGCCAACCAAGCAGGAATTACCTTTGG ATATTAAGCAGGAAACCCCATCTGGATGATGAGATCTACAACGAGCTTGTTCAGAGAGCTAAGAATGTAGGATATGATGTGAGCAAACTCCGCAAGACCCCACAGAGCGATCCTCCACCAGAGGAAGAAGGCCCTGATGACACCAAAGGCATTTGGTGGCTCAAATCCATTTTTGGAAAATAG